The Streptomyces sp. NBC_01363 region CGCGGTACGACGGTCTCGTTGACGGCGGCCGCGACGCCGGAGAGCGCGGCGGTCAGGGTGGCGACCAGGGTGTCCAGGGTCGTGCCCGCGGCGAGGAGCCGCACCTCGCCGTTCACGGACACGGACACGGAGGGAGGTACGGGCTCGGCGGTCATGCGGGCTGCTCCTGACGTACGGGGGCGGCGGCGGACGAGAAACGGTGCGGGGTGAAGGGGCGGGCCGGCTCGGGCGGCTCGCCGCCGGTGAGGAGCTCCGCCATGACGTCACCGGTGATGGGGGTGAGCAGCACCCCGTTGCGGTGGTGGCCGGTGGCGAGATGGAGGCCGGGCAGGGCGGTGGGGCCGAGCAGCGGGGCGTTGTCGGGGGAGGCGGGGCGCAGGCCGGCCAGAGTCTCGGTGAGCGGCAGCTCGGTGATGCCGGGTACCAGCTCGTGGGCGTCCCGCAGCAGCTCGTAGACGC contains the following coding sequences:
- the thiS gene encoding sulfur carrier protein ThiS, with the protein product MTAEPVPPSVSVSVNGEVRLLAAGTTLDTLVATLTAALSGVAAAVNETVVPRGQWSAAALRDGDRVEVLTAVQGG